From a region of the Chrysemys picta bellii isolate R12L10 chromosome 7, ASM1138683v2, whole genome shotgun sequence genome:
- the LOC135972740 gene encoding uncharacterized protein LOC135972740: MESQDRKRAPAWTEREVRDLLAIWGDEAVIAELRSSKRNGKVLEKISKAMKDRGHNRDTQQCRVKIKALRQAYHKAREANGRSGAEPQTCRFYAELHAILGGAATTTPTVCYDSLTGETHREDGSGNEEDEDGGTVGSSQQQGSGETGFPNSQDMFVTLDLEPVTPELTQDPQGTQETSAANVSPSQRLVNIRKRKRRTRDDMFTELQMSSHADRAQQNAWRQSMSDMRKAQYEREERWRAEWRDEKSKWRAEDDRWRQLADRRQESMLRLLEHQTDMLERMVELQERQQEQRPPLQPLCNQQPSSPSSIASSPRRPRTRWGGLRPPSHSTPDDRPSIRRLAFNKT; this comes from the exons atggagtcccaggatcgcaaaagagctccagcatggaccgaacgggaggtacgggatctgctcgccatatggggagatgaagcagtgatagctgaactccgtagcagtaaaagaaatggcaaagtattagaaaagatctccaaggccatgaaggaccgaggccataacagggacacacagcagtgccgcgtgaaaattaaggcgctacggcaagcttaccacaaagccagagaagcaaacggaaggtccggggcagagccgcaaacttgccgcttctacgcggagctgcatgcgatcctagggggtgcagccaccactaccccaaccgtgtgctatgactctctcactggagaaacacacagggaagacggttcggggaacgaggaagatgaggatggaggtactgtaggtagctcacagcagcaaggaagcggagaaaccggtttccccaacagccaggatatgtttgtgaccctggacctggaaccagtaacccccgaactcacccaagaccctcagggcacacaggagacctctg ctgcaaatgtttctccttcgcagaggctagtgaacattagaaagagaaaacgtaggacgagggacgatatgttcacagagctgcagatgtcctcccacgctgatagagcacagcagaatgcgtggaggcagtcaatgtcggacatgagaaaagcacaatatgaacgagaggagaggtggcgggctgaatggcgggatgaaaagagcaagtggcgggctgaagacgataggtggcgtcagcttgcagacagacggcaagagtcaatgctccgtctgctggagcatcaaactgatatgctcgagcgtatggttgagctgcaggaaaggcagcaggagcagagaccgccgctacagcccctgtgtaaccaacagccctcctccccaagttccatagcctcctcacccagacgcccaagaacacggtgggggggcctccggccacccagtcactccaccccagatgatcgcccaagcatcagaaggctggccttcaataagacttaa
- the CDK1 gene encoding cyclin-dependent kinase 1 — MDDYTKIEKIGEGTYGVVYKGRHKSTGQVVAMKKIRLESEEEGVPSTAIREISLLKELHHPNIVCLQDVLMQDSRLYLIFEFLSMDLKKYLDSIPSGQYVDSMLVKSYLYQILQGIVFCHSRRVLHRDLKPQNLLIDDKGVIKLADFGLARAFGIPVRVYTHEVVTLWYRSPEVLLGSARYSTPVDIWSIGTIFAEIATKKPLFHGDSEIDQLFRIFRALGTPNNEVWPEVESLQDYKNTFPKWKPGSLASHVKNLDEDGLDLLSKMLIYDPAKRISGKMALNHPYFDDLDKSNLPANQIKKF, encoded by the exons ATGGATGACTACACAAAGATAGAGAAGATTGGTGAAG gtaCCTATGGTGTTGTATATAAGGGTCGACACAAATCCACAGGCCAGGTGGTTGCCATGAAGAAAATTCGACTAGAAAGTGAGGAAGAAGGTGTTCCCAGTACAGCAATCAGGGAAATTTCTTTACTAAAAGAGCTACACCATCCCAATATAGTCTG TCTTCAGGATGTGCTTATGCAAGATTCAAGACTGTACCTCATCTTTGAATTCCTTTCTATGGATCTCAAAAAATATTTGGACTCTATTCCATCTGGCCAGTATGTAGATTCCATGCTTGTTAAG AGTTACCTGTATCAAATCTTGCAAGGTATTGTATTCTGTCATTCAAGAAGGGTTCTGCACAGAGATTTAAAGCCTCAAAACTTGTTAATAGATGATAAAGGAGTAATTAAATTAGCAGATTTTGGACTGGCCCGAGCCTTTGGGATCCCTGTCCGGGTATATACACATGAG GTAGTGACACTGTGGTATAGATCTCCAGAGGTGTTGCTAGGATCTGCTCGTTACTCAACTCCTGTAGATATCTGGAGCATTGGTACCATATTTGCTGAAATTGCAACTAAGAAACCACTCTTTCATGGAGACTCTGAAATTGATCAACTCTTCAGAATCTTCAG AGCTTTAGGGACACCCAACAATGAGGTGTGGCCCGAAGTGGAATCCTTGCAAGACTATAAGAACACATTCCCCAAGTGGAAACCTGGCAGTCTGGCGTCTCATGTCAAAAACTTAGATGAAGATGGACTAGATTTACTCTCT AAAATGTTAATTTATGATCCTGCAAAAAGAATCTCTGGCAAAATGGCCTTGAACCATCCATACTTTGATGACTTGGACAAATCCAATCTTCCAGCCAATCAGATTAAGAAATTCTAA